A genomic stretch from Pochonia chlamydosporia 170 chromosome 4, whole genome shotgun sequence includes:
- a CDS encoding kinesin family protein (BimC) (similar to Neosartorya fischeri NRRL 181 XP_001262775.1) has translation MSASIRSGAGSRNGITRQPIVRSSSTRLPSSLSAARGIPDRAGAASPADSVSTATTSMKRKERDYESDAGTVGGEETNINVVVRCRGRSEREIKENSCLVVQADGIKGSAVGLLMGPNALSNKSYTFDRVYSAAADQVLVFDDTVRPILDEMLAGYNCTIFAYGQTGTGKTYTMSGDMTETLGILSDHAGIIPRVLHELFHKLEIDDREHCVKCSFIELYNEELRDLLSVDESAKLKIYDDASRKGHAATVVQGMEEKHIKNASEGIKVLQDGSLKRQVAATKCNDLSSRSHTVFTITAYVKKTNNQGVDDFISAGKLNLVDLAGSENIQRSGAENKRAAEAGLINKSLLTLGRVINALVDRTAHIPYRESKLTRLLQDSLGGRTKTCIIATISPAKTNLEETISTLDYAFRAKNIKNKPQVNPLLNKKMLLNEFANEIEKLKGELISTRQRNGVYLSNDAYEDLTAQSESRRIVLEEQGAKIETLETNLKNKTQELFSLTTSFMGLKKDHEGTRAQLNDTKGVLDQTEIVLSATRRSLSEETRLRKAHEQTEEKLTEIGGELINKLHKTVNDVTGLRAKNKRKSDLQSLNRAAWGTSQAQVADVTSMVERRVLEFQGEQQGHITSVSQRMTLFVDEELRKLSSTQAFLDEHFNVFVDSKKQLLEKKQASKEDMDEVLDEIKVVRDTVKNKVGERLQVMSQAAERISGDVLQEMTNFHTQLHNSYSTLGKDFKSIFEDLVKHITAQRSEADSLRRQLHSAMNTIALQNKSLSTRVQEALAEERRQTAEDRQNLMTQITSLINSQADAQEARLADRATLIQKSVAESNTSMEAAMSQYTQGMEKWDGKENDLMEEVKKSRELLKTKLKDDWTLASDQSTSIQNMAKSIHAETARVAEEQTDDLDTQMEALDDFVSRAKSENASHHESHGQSLQGLSNTVEQSFGNISAHFKTTFERVKNLGEGMELDTNDLRDALEPLESQLCQPLINLREGITSTTLQEYQPTGDTPQKATYLYPTKLPRTEPHDLIISKIDEEPSSLLADDTVDKDESTMLFSDMGHKSSPITARQSLGLNMSLREVNPNVTSNLTTGVLGFDPRASTMSMPPEHTMPSFKKPLRGRGLKKQPVLPEGRENMPFEQSLSRRKSPRLN, from the exons ATGAGCGCGAGCATTCGCTCCGGCGCCGGCAGTCGGAATGGCATCACTAGACAGCCCATTGTGCgatcatcatcaacaaggcTGCCTTCGTCGCTAAGCGCAGCGAGAGGAATTCCTGACCGCGCCGGTGCAGCGTCTCCCGCAGATTCTGTGTCGACGGCCACGACGAGCATGAAGCGCAAGGAGCGTGATTACGAGTCCGATGCTGGCACTGTCGGCGGCGAGGAGACCAATATTAATGTGGTTGTGCGGTGTAGAGGACGGAGTGAGCGCGAAATCAAGGAGAATAGTTGTCTGGTCGTGCAGGCGGATGGCATCAAGGGAAGTGCTGTTGGTCTGTTGATGGGCCCGAATGCGCTGAGCAACAAGTCATATACCTTTGACCGCGTTTATTCCGCTGCAGCGGATCAGGtgctggtgtttgatgaTACAGTTAGACCGATATTAGACGAG ATGCTTGCTGGATACAACTGCACCATCTTTGCCTACGGTCAAACGGGAACGGGCAAAACGTACACCATGTCCGGAGACATGACAGAAACCCTGGGCATACTCTCAGATCACGCGGGCATTATCCCTCGTGTTTTACACGAACTGTTCCATAAGCTCGAGATTGACGACAGGGAACATTGCGTGAAATGTTCCTTTATCGAACTGTACAACGAAGAACTCCGCGATCTACTCTCTGTTGACGAAAGtgcaaagttgaagattTACGACGACGCGTCAAGGAAAGGACATGCCGCCACAGTTGTTCAAGGCATGGAGGAGAAGCACATCAAGAATGCTTCCGAGGGTATCAAGGTGCTTCAGGATGGTAGCTTGAAACGACAGGTGGCAGCTACCAAGTGCAACGATCTCAGCTCTCGAAGTCATACCGTCTTTACCATCACGGCTTATGTTAAGAAGACAAACAACCAAGGCGTGGATGATTTTATCAGTGCTGGAAAGCTCAACCTTGTAGACTTGGCCGGGAGTGAAAACATTCAACGATCAGGAGCCGAGAACAAGCGGGCTGCTGAGGCCGGtctcatcaacaagtccCTTCTCACCCTCGGCCGTGTTATCAACGCGCTGGTGGATCGTACTGCCCATATCCCCTACAGAGAGTCCAAGTTGACGCGCCTGCTACAAGATTCTCTCGGTGGCCGGACTAAAACCTGCATCATTGCTACTATTTCTCCGGCCAAGACTAATCTTGAGGAGACGATTTCTACTCTTGACTATGCGTTCCGCGCCAAAAATATCAAGAACAAACCACAAGTTAACCCCCTActcaacaagaagatgctCTTGAACGAGTTTGCCAACGAAATCGAGAAGCTAAAAGGTGAACTCATCTCAACGAGACAGCGAAACGGCGTTTATTTGTCCAACGACGCGTACGAAGATTTGACTGCTCAAAGTGAATCGCGTCGTATTGTGCTCGAAGAACAGGGCGCAAAGATCGAGACTTTGGAGACCAACCTGAAAAACAAAACTCAAGAGCTGTTTTCTCTGACGACTTCGTTTATGGGACTGAAAAAGGACCACGAGGGGACAAGAGCTCAGTTGAATGACACAAAAGGGGTGCTTGATCAAACGGAAATAGTCCTTTCCGCTACACGCAGGTCACTCTCCGAAGAAACTAGGCTACGAAAGGCCCATGAGCAAACGGAGGAGAAGCTTACTGAGATTGGAGGCgagctcatcaacaagctgcaCAAGACGGTCAATGATGTTACAGGTCTCAGGGCGAAGAACAAGCGCAAATCAGACTTACAATCCTTGAATCGTGCCGCTTGGGGGACGTCACAAGCGCAGGTTGCAGATGTCACGTCCATGGTTGAGCGGCGTGTACTTGAATTTCAAGGGGAGCAACAGGGGCACATAACAAGTGTGTCACAACGAATGACGTTATTCGTGGACGAGGAGTTGAGGAAGCTTTCGTCAACGCAGGCGTTTTTAGATGAGCATTTCAATGTGTTTGTCGACTCAAAGAAGCAGTTactggagaagaagcaagcttcAAAGGAAGATATGGACGAAGTACTGGATGAGATCAAGGTCGTGAGGGATACTGTGAAGAACAAGGTCGGGGAGAGACTCCAGGTCATGTCACAGGCCGCGGAGAGGATATCAGGGGACGTTTTACAGGAGATGACCAACTTTCACACACAG CTCCACAACTCGTACAGCACCCTTGGAAAGGACTTCAAGTCCATATTTGAAGACCTTGTCAAGCACATTACTGCACAACGCAGCGAGGCGGACAGCCTTCGAAGGCAGTTGCACAGCGCCATGAACACCATCGCCttgcaaaacaaaagccTTTCGACACGTGTCCAGGAAGCATTGGCTGAGGAGCGACGGCAGACCGCAGAGGACCGTCAAAATTTGATGACTCAAATCACCAGCTTGATCAACTCTCAGGCCGACGCACAAGAAGCTCGGCTTGCCGACAGGGCGACCCTCATCCAGAAGAGTGTTGCAGAGTCCAATACCTCAATGGAAGCAGCCATGTCGCAATATACACAAGGAATGGAGAAGTGGGATGGCAAGGAGAACGACCTGATGGAGGAAGTCAAGAAGTCTCGCGAGCTGCTAAAGACCAAGTTGAAGGACGACTGGACCCTAGCAAGCGACCAAAGCACATCTattcaaaacatggccaagtcgattCACGCCGAGACAGCACGGGTCGCAGAAGAGCAAACCGACGACCTGGACACGCAGATGGAGGCACTGGACGACTTTGTCAGCCGGGCCAAGTCGGAAAACGCCAGTCACCACGAGTCCCACGGCCAATCTCTACAAGGCTTGTCAAATACCGTGGAACAGTCGTTTGGTAACATCTCGGCCCACTTTAAGACCACCTTTGAAAGAGTCAAGAATCTCGGTGAAGGCATGGAACTCGATACCAATGATTTGCGCGACGCTCTCGAACCGCTCGAGTCACAACTCTGCCAACCGCTCATCAACCTGCGCGAGGGaatcacatccaccacacTGCAAGAGTACCAGCCCACGGGTGACACACCTCAAAAGGCTACGTATCTCTATCCGACGAAGCTTCCTCGCACAGAACCTCACgacctcatcatctccaagatTGACGAGGAGCCATCTTCACTCTTGGCCGACGATACCGTCGACAAGGATGAGTCAACCATGTTGTTTTCGGACATGGGACACAAAAGCTCCCCCATCACGGCGAGACAGTCCCTCGGTCTGAACATGAGTCTCCGCGAGGTGAATCCCAATGTCACGTCCAATTTGACCACCGGTGTACTTGGCTTTGATCCCAGAGCCAGTACCATGAGCATGCCGCCTGAACATACGATGCCTAGTTTTAAGAAACCACTTCGGGGGCGGGGTCTCAAGAAACAGCCTGTTTTACCGGAGGGCAGGGAGAATATGCCCTTTGAGCAGAGTTTATCTAGGAGGAAGAGCCCGAGGTTGAATTAG
- a CDS encoding patatin-like phospholipase domain-containing protein — translation MPLGEHFDMIVGTTVGGLIALGLGIHNFNAQEMMRHFRSLCRDGMERKALTKSQWFGWAVRLLTSSIYKTYELENALKAIFGTKTLFGYHNGASKVAVTTTVSAETRLLANYHWGDDKRYLNADVRTWLAARCTSAAPMYFESGRHDGVDCRDGGLIENNPLQIAVNEARKLWGTDASFDIVTSIGCGKAYKPQPAPTSTFVISGWVEELFKTLIETMNGHKAWEKFYDDSGNDMLDRCERLNVLLKDEIEPELDDVSAISRLEDLAKSYYFHYQPRKGQFRLFQDE, via the exons ATGCCTTTGGGCGAGCACTTTGACATGATCGTTGGGACAACTGTTG GAGGATTGATTGCTCTAGGTCTCGGcatccacaacttcaacgcGCAAGAAATGATGAGGCACTTCAGATCTCTCTGCAGAGATGGCATGGAGCGAAAAGCTCTTACCAAAAGCCAATGGTTCGGGTGGGCCGTGAGGCTTCTCACCAGCTCCATATACAAAACCTACGAACTAGAGAATGCTTTGAAGGCAATATTTGGCACCAAGACGCTTTTTGGATACCACAATGGTGCCTCCAAGGTTGCGGTGACGACTACTGTGAGCGCTGAGACCCGATTGCTTGCCAACTACCACTGGGGTGACGACAAGAGGTATCTGAACGCAGATGTTCGTACATGGCTCGC TGCCCGATGTACTTCAGCCGCTCCCATGTATTTTGAATCGGGCCGGCATGACGGCGTTGATTGCCGGGACGGCGGATTGATAGAGAATAACCCCCTACAGATTGCAGTGAACGAGGCGAGGAAGCTTTGGGGTACGGACGCATCGTTTGACATTGTCACCTCTATTGGGTGTGGAAAGGCATACAAGCCGCAGCCTGCTCCAACGTCGACGTTTGTCATCAGCGGTTGGGTAGAGGAGCTTTTCAAAACACTTATCGAGACTATGAACGGCCACAAAGCATGGGAGAAGTTCTACGACGACTCGGGTAATGATATGCTGGACCGATGCGAGCGATTGAACGTGCTGTTGAAGGACGAGATCGAGCCAGAACTCGACGATGTCAGCGCTATTAGCCGACTGGAAGACCTAGCCAAATCGTACTACTTTCACTACCAGCCTAGAAAAGGACAGTTTCGGCTATTTCAGGACGAGTAG
- a CDS encoding glycosyltransferase family 2 (similar to Nectria haematococca mpVI 77-13-4 XP_003054529.1) — MERLVLELSKHVSDALAHFQLSIGFWYSTTFWAWVFWCFWIHRYFRLLVHCVSHWTYKSKPIPAKPTFTHQDVTVVIPTIHNAFEELRPSLQSILACQPAELILVTTHGKNAALNRLAESLGHPNVTVLHTPIANKRLQVCEALPKVKTPITIMADDDVTWPSTMLPWILAPFEDPQIGGVGTCQRVRREWTGPWTTRIWNWLGAAYIERRNFEISATHRIDGGTSCMSGRTGAYRSEILSSHDFLHGFKNEKWRKWILNADDDNFVTRWLVSHQWKTWVQYDPECELETTLENGHKFLYQCTRWARSNWRSNWTSLVTERYVWRQQLWCTYALHIATFTSLAFAVDPLLLASCWWATADWETSHRKYAFWAQFVFMFGFTKVVKLVGLFKRNPSDIVFLPVSIIFGYLHGLIKLYALFTLNMTSWGSRADGDTDDERRLEPVPQPAVVLKVPPGHGSLIRYNVRQKGRQTPLGIREEKSWEKLGYAAYDSSTSYIPIRVPMALFSDAQESTGGTQL; from the exons ATGGAAAGACTTGTTTTGGAGTTGTCGAAGCATGTATCCGATGCACTTGCTCACTTCCAATTGTCCATTGGCTTCTGGTATTCGACCACGTTTTGGGCCTGGGTATTTTGGTGCTTCTG GATCCATCGTTACTTTAGACTTCTTGTTCACTGTGTGAGCCATTGGACGTACAAGTCGAAACCTATTccagccaaaccaacatTTACGCACCAAGATGTGACGGTGGTGATCCCTACGATTCACAATGCATTCGAGGAACTTCGACCCTCTCTCCAAAGCATTCTCGcctgccagccagccgaGCTAATTCTTGTCACGACTCATGGAAAGAATGCGGCATTGAATCGTCTGGCCGAGTCTTTGGGCCATCCCAATGTCACGGTACTCCACACTCCGATCGCGAATAAACGGCTGCAAGTCTGCGAGGCGCTTCCGAAAGTCAAGACACCGATTACCATTATGGCTGATGACGATGTGACCTGGCCTTCTACCATGCTTCCTTGGATTCTTGCTCCGTTCGAGGACCCCCAAATTGGTGGCGTGGGAACTTGCCAGCGAGTAAGGCGTGAATGGACTGGTCCTTGGACAACCCGTATTTGGAACTGGCTTGGTGCTGCCTATATTGAGCGCCGCAACTTCGAGATTTCTGCCACGCATCGCATTGATGGAGGCACCTCGTGCATGTCTGGCCGTACCGGTGCATATCGTTCAGAAATCTTGTCGAGTCATGACTTCCTTCACGGATTTAAGAATGAAAAATGGAGGAAGTGGATTCTcaacgccgacgacgacaactTTGTTACCCGTTGGCTCGTGAGCCATCAATGGAAAACTTGGGTTCAGTATGACCCCGAATGTGAGCTGGAGACTACTCTTGAAAACGGGCACAAGTTTCTGTACCAGTGCACTCGCTGGGCCCGAAGTAACTGGAGAAGCAACTGGACTAGCCTTGTCACGGAGAGATACGTGTGGAG ACAGCAATTGTGGTGCACGTATGCCCTCCACATTGCTACCTTCACTTCGCTCGCATTCGCTGTGGAcccgcttcttcttgcttcctGCTGGTGGGCCACGGCCGACTGGGAAACATCTCACCGAAAATACGCATTCTGGGCACAGTTCGTTTTTATGTTTGGATTTACAAAGGTAGTCAAGTTGGTTGGCCTGTTTAAGCGAAATCCTAGCGATATTGTTTTTCTTCCGGTCTCGATTATTTTTGGATACCTACACGGCTTGATCAAGCTCTACGCCTTATTTACTCTTAATATG ACATCTTGGGGCAGCAGAGCTGACGGTGACACCGATGACGAGCGGCGACTGGAACCAGTGCCTCAGCCTGCGGTTGTGTTGAAGGTTCCTCCTGGACATGGCTCTCTTATCCGTTACAACGTTCGCCAGAAGGGACGGCAGACGCCTCTCGGAATTCGGGAAGAAAAATCCTGGGAAAAACTTGGCTATGCCGCTTACGACTCCAGCACGTCTTACATACCAATTCGTGTACCAATGGCGCTGTTTTCCGATGCCCAAGAGTCCACCGGAGGCACACAGCTCTGA
- a CDS encoding GPI-anchored wall transfer protein 1 (similar to Aspergillus terreus NIH2624 XP_001210948.1) — protein MSNQSYKQQKEDFVSNLSGGTVSEIAAVTAVAPVAILLWSALQARQSFFRPCTPLSYTVDFLLNVGAFLLATTLYAGTPVLLLLFLLAPVAAVYMLPAQTAPRKKPAVPREAAAQLDVLPVKPFLTSYRGAMMVMTCVGILAVDFRLFPRRFAKVETWGTSLMDMGVGSFVFTAGVVAARPVLKERASGRSMSLVKRLVYSARHSLPLLVLGVIRLLSVKGLDYAEHVTEYGVHWNFFFTLGFLPPFVATFQAVLRYVPSYAALALLVGGTYQVLLENTALKAYILTAPRTDLLSMNREGIFSFFGYLAIFLAGQDLGMFIIPRAINPRSNASPGTQRNTLLMTMAVWAAIWSALYYLCTSYSFGLGLTVSRRIANLPYVLWVAAFNTIQIFACCLVDTIFFPASYNATDGRAEREANDFATSRVLRAFNRNGLAVFLVANLLTGLVNMTVKTLDVGPVVTMGVLLGYMAVVTAFAVVLDLYNVSIKL, from the exons ATGTCTAATCAGAGCTACAAACAGCAAAAAGAGGACTTTGTGTCCAACCTCTCTGGCGGCACAGTATCCGAAATAGCCGCGGTCACGGCCGTCGCACCA GTTGCTATCCTCCTCTGGTCTGCTCTCCAAGCTCGACAGTCCTTCTTCAGACCGTGCACGCCGCTCTCCTACACCgtcgacttcctcctcaatgtAGGGGCGTTTCTCCTCGCGACCACCTTATACGCCGGTACGCCTGTCTTGCTGCTCCTGTTTCTCCTGGCGCCCGTGGCAGCAGTGTACATGTTGCCTGCGCAGACTGCTCCCCGCAAGAAGCCTGCCGTCCCGAGGGAGGCGGCCGCGCAGCTTGATGTTCTGCCAGTGAAGCCGTTCCTCACGTCGTACCGCGGCGCCATGATGGTTATGACGTGTGTGGGCATATTGGCCGTTGATTTCCGCCTGTTCCCCAGACGCTTCGCCAAGGTGGAAACCTGGGGAACAAGCCTGATGGACATGGGCGTCGGGTCATTCGTCTTCACGGCCggcgtcgtcgccgccaGGCCAGTCTTGAAGGAGCGAGCCTCTGGGAGGAGCATGTCGCTGGTGAAGCGCCTCGTGTACTCTGCGCGGCACTCCCTCCCGCTCCTGGTCCTGGGTGTCATTCGGCTCCTCAGCGTGAAGGGGCTTGATTACGCCGAGCACGTCACCGAGTATGGCGTCCACTGGAACTTTTTCTTCACGCTTGGCTTCCTCCCACCCTTTGTAGCCACCTTCCAAGCCGTCCTGCGGTATGTCCCGTCGTATGCGGCGCTGGCCCTCCTCGTGGGCGGCACGTACCAGGTGCTTCTAGAAAACACCGCTCTCAAGGCGTACATTCTGACTGCGCCGCGGACTGACCTCCTGTCCATGAATCGCGAGGGAATATTCAGCTTCTTTGGGTATCTGGCCATTTTCCTCGCCGGCCAGGACCTGGGCATGTTCATCATCCCCCGTGCCATCAACCCGCGCAGCAACGCTAGCCCCGGAACCCAACGCAACACTCTCCTCATGACCATGGCCGTCTGGGCCGCCATCTGGTCCGCCTTGTATTACCTATGTACCAGCTACTCCTTCGGCTTGGGCCTCACCGTGTCCCGTCGAATCGCTAACCTCCCCTATGTGTTATGGGTAGCCGCCTTCAACACCATACAAATTTTCGCGTGCTGCCTCGTCGACACGATCTTCTTCCCTGCCTCGTATAATGCTACTGATGGCAGGGCGGAGAGGGAGGCGAATGATTTTGCGACGAGCAGGGTATTGAGGGCGTTTaatcggaatggtctggcCGTGTTTTTGGTGGCGAATCTGTTGACGGGGCTGGTGAATATGACGGTGAAGACGTTGGATGTTGGTCCTGTTGTTACTATGGGCGTGCTGTTGGGGTATATGGCTGTTGTGACGGCGTTTGCTGTCGTCTTGGATCTGTATAATGTTTCTATAAAGCTGTGA
- a CDS encoding zinc finger protein dhhc domain-containing protein (similar to Metarhizium robertsii ARSEF 23 XP_007816969.1), producing MSERYPGYVPTPSGRSPTFNPARASMPTSVGYSSMYAGDMHVMPSAGQRHYTTPRGYSTSTTASGVPTTTRTYAVTQDPRASSKTRDGSRTRRSTLDSTSRPPVIITTTHLDRPYGSSSHSAHPRSGSPVRDEYRASDGQVYSQPASSIRSRSAARPYYASSGDDYGRYRDRADSHLTSRDLEAYRNSRPSVVYPSDPRHSTAAIDYGDEGYQYTNAGELVRYDLDQSKPSRSRKHERHDSVDTGYYRPNVDYDLDRRNLNVNTSHDLNRTHNASSRQHEGRGGPPPSTRGFDKINRGYDSRDVPPAAPVPPSPTTATAQLEVPGGSGSSRRPRPLSLHQDGGLRSSHHDEFYRSREDERAMRDLRDRERDQDLERRSDHPRFHDDSVAARGFGIRTDLLNPPEEVKERLREARSDDPRKRSDEDVRYGAERDRESDRWNRHDPIDDRRDRRQAKRESDEESQDQDRSRTRETLASGVGAVATAAGLAASSRSGDKKDQVSPGPRRRRSPPEDRSTRREDILGQDPRQSFERISQPVREKEPAREREPLREKEPLREQDPIRERIPPPEREVFLDKEPFREPEQIREKEPLRDREAAPVKEPREPGADLDREPARERPREKQPARDEMHEDGSFERRRPEPVSRANGEPGRLTGSDSDDTKKSYKRGRASHGFNPNDASDLKQLKEQLASMEISDRRQEKESERPTPKEKSRARSPSPSKERLPEGSSRDSSREKPQDESRGREIVAPASDARQVRLVSPPKDKSDGKPLKGILKQPKVSFPEEANPVREGVAPHKEDKKLKEAPPGARWTKINRKIVNPEALTIGKERFEVRDDFVIVLRVLSKEEIQAYAAATQVLRERRRNKHEGENEGDAERGKEREAEREEGDKEDRHRHRRRRGSDEEESEDQQRERNRDRDRDRERDRDRDRDRERERDKERDRDRDRERERERDRPRDRDRDRERDREYERDGDRRRHYRREEPVEYESRPREDHHHHHHHNNHRSFRDRERELEAKD from the exons ATGTCGGAGCGGTACCCAGGTTACGTGCCGACGCCCTCGGGTCGCTCTCCGACTTTCAACCCAGCCAGAGCATCTATGCCAACTAGTGTAGGATACAGCTCAATGTACGCTGGAGACATGCACGTCATGCCGTCTGCCGGCCAAAGACACTATACCACTCCGAGAGGCTACTCTACGTCTACGACTGCGTCGGGAgttccaacaaccacaaggACATATGCTGTCACTCAGGACCCAAGAGCAAGCTCCAAGACCAGAGACGGCAGCAGAACGCGCCGGTCAACCTTGGACTCGACTTCAAGGCCGCCAGTTATTATTACTACAACACATCTAGATCGCCCTTACGGTTCTTCGTCTCATTCAGCCCATCCACGATCTGGTAGTCCAGTAAGGGATGAGTATCGTGCGTCTGATGGGCAAGTCTACTCACAGCCCGCGTCTTCAATTCGGTCTCGAAGCGCGGCACGACCATATTATGCGTCCTCTGGTGATGACTATGGCAGATACAGAGACCGCGCCGACAGCCATCTGACTTCGCGAGACCTCGAGGCTTATCGCAATTCTCGACCTTCTGTTGTCTATCCGAGTGACCCAAGACACAGTACCGCCGCCATTGATTATGGAGATGAAGGCTATCAGTATACCAATGCCGGTGAACTCGTCAGGTACGACCTGGATCAGTCTAAGCCCAGCCGCTCGAGAAAGCATGAGCGCCATGATAGTGTCGACACCGGATACTACCGCCCAAACGTCGATTATGATTTAGACCGGAGGAACCTCAATGTAAACACAAGCCATGACCTTAATCGTACTCACAATGCATCTAGCAGGCAACACGAGGGTAGGGGCGGACCACCGCCTTCAACCCGTGGCTTTGATAAGATCAATCGGGGGTACGATTCCCGAGATGTGCCTCCGGCGGCACCGGTTCCCCCGTCACCTACAACTGCAACCGCTCAGCTCGAGGTACCAGGAGGCtctggcagcagcaggcggCCACGGCCGCTGTCACTTCATCAGGATGGAGGACTTCGGTCGTCGCATCATGATGAGTTTTATCGAAGTCGGGAGGACGAGCGTGCAATGCGTGATCTGCGCGACAGGGAGCGAGACCAGGACCTGGAACGCCGTTCGGACCACCCCCGGTTCCATGATGATAGTGTTGCAGCACGGGGCTTCGGAATTCGCACCGACCTCCTCAATCCTCCTGAAGAAGTCAAAGAACGTCTTCGGGAAGCACGCTCAGATGATCCTAGAAAGAGATCCGACGAGGATGTGCGGTATGGAgcagagagagacagagaaaGCGACCGCTGGAATCGCCACGACCCCATAGACGACCGACGGGATCGAAGACAGGCAAAGCGAGAAAGTGACGAAGAGAGTCAAGACCAGGACCGTTCGCGCACTCGCGAGACGCTTGCCAGTGGCGTAGGCGCCGTTGCTACCGCTGCCGGACTCGCAGCTTCAAGCAGGTCGGGGGACAAGAAAGACCAAGTGTCTCCTGGTCCAAGGAGGCGCCGCAGCCCGCCAGAGGATCGCTCAACACGCAGGGAAGACATTCTGGGTCAGGATCCCCGTCAATCTTTCGAGAGAATTAGCCAGCCAGTGCGAGAGAAGGAGCCAGCCAGAGAGCGGGAGCCATTACGTGAAAAAGAACCCCTGAGAGAGCAGGATCCTATTCGTGAGAGAATTCCACCGCCAGAAAGGGAAGTCTTCCTGGACAAGGAACCTTTCCGAGAGCCGGAACAAATCCGCGAAAAGGAGCCTTTGCGAGACAGGGAAGCTGCCCCTGTAAAAGAACCACGAGAACCGGGAGCAGACCTCGACCGGGAACCTGCTAGGGAGCGGCCCCGCGAAAAACAGCCTGCAAGGGACGAAATGCACGAAGATGGTAGTTTTGAGCGGCGACGACCGGAGCCGGTCTCTCGTGCAAACGGGGAGCCGGGTAGACTCACAGGGTCAGATTCCGATGATACGAAGAAGTCATACAAGCGGGGCCGTGCCTCTCATGGATTTAACCCCAATGACGCATCTGATTTGAAACAACTGAAGGAACAGCTAGCCTCCATGGAAATATCAGACAGACGCCAAGAAAAGGAATCCGAGCGGCCCACCCCAAAGGAGAAATCACGGGCTCGctcgccatctccatcaaaGGAGCGCCTGCCTGAAGGCTCATCTCGTGACTCCTCTCGGGAAAAGCCTCAGGACGAGTCTCGTGGTCGAGAGATTGTTGCACCTGCTTCTGACGCGAGGCAGGTGCGTCTTGTCTCGCCCCCGAAAGATAAGTCGGACGGGAAACCACTGAAGGGGATATTGAAGCAACCGAAAGTTAGCTTTCCAGAAGAAGCTAATCCAGTCCGCGAGGGTGTGGCTCCGCATAAAGAGGATAAAAAGCTGAAGGAGGCTCCCCCAGGAGCGAGATGGACGAAGATCAATCGTAAGATTGTCAACCCCGAGGCATTGACCATTGGCAAGGAGAGATTTGAAGTTCGTGATGACTTTGTCATTGTGCTGCGAGTTTTGAGCAAGGAAGAAATCCAGGCTTATGCTGCAGCGACACAGGTTCTAAGAG AACGGCGACGCAACAAACACGAAGGAGAAAATGAAGGGGATGCTGAGCGGGGAAAAGAGCGTGAGGCCGAGCGTGAGGAAGGCGACAAGGAAGaccgtcatcgccatcgtcgaCGCCGGGGAAgtgacgaagaagagagcgagGACCAACAGCGTGAGAGGAACCGAGATCGAGATCGTGACAGGGAGAGAGACCGTGATCGCGACCGTGACCGAGAACGTGAAAGAGACAAGGAACGAGACAGAGACCGTGATCGTGAACGCGAGCGCGAGAGAGACCGCCCGCGGGACCGCGATCGTGACCGTGAGCGAGATCGGGAGTATGAACGAGACGGTGATAGGCGGCGGCATTACAGGAGAGAGGAGCCAGTCGAGTATGAAAGCCGTCCACGAGaagaccatcaccaccaccatcatcacaacaATCATCGGTCATTTAGGGATCGAGAGCGGGAGCTCGAGGCAAAGGATTAG